In Halostella salina, a single window of DNA contains:
- a CDS encoding winged helix-turn-helix domain-containing protein, with translation MEQALWYLFAGTRGGENRARIVRVLSERPRNANQIAEAMDVDYNTVRHHLEMLTEHDVVETGGNDYGKLYFLTDRFERHREEFEEILEHV, from the coding sequence ATGGAACAGGCGCTCTGGTATCTCTTCGCCGGCACGCGCGGCGGCGAGAACCGGGCGCGGATCGTCCGCGTCCTCTCGGAGCGTCCACGGAACGCGAACCAGATAGCCGAGGCGATGGACGTGGACTACAACACCGTCCGGCACCACCTTGAGATGCTCACCGAACACGACGTCGTCGAAACGGGCGGCAACGACTACGGCAAACTGTACTTCCTGACCGACCGGTTCGAACGCCACCGCGAGGAGTTCGAGGAGATACTGGAGCACGTCTGA
- a CDS encoding zinc metalloprotease gives MRFSSRELLDLAAAWVALGVAFAILFEPAILAFDPDALGTVLPVSMLTVGVGFLLHELAHKVVAVRFGQVAEFRADYGMLFVAVMSALAGFIFAAPGAVHHRGRITPRENGLIALAGPVTNLLLIVPFGALWVAGVGPDVDIWGLNVGGLGVAVNGFLAAFNMVPYGPLDGKTVWNWSKPVYLAVFVPSAAFVVWMFLGAPGL, from the coding sequence ATGCGCTTTTCCAGCCGCGAACTGCTGGATCTCGCGGCGGCGTGGGTCGCGCTCGGCGTGGCGTTTGCCATCCTCTTCGAGCCGGCCATCCTCGCGTTCGACCCGGACGCGCTCGGCACCGTGCTCCCGGTGAGCATGCTGACCGTCGGCGTCGGGTTCCTGCTGCACGAACTGGCACACAAGGTCGTCGCCGTGCGGTTCGGGCAGGTCGCCGAGTTCCGCGCCGACTACGGGATGCTGTTCGTCGCCGTGATGAGCGCGCTGGCCGGGTTCATCTTCGCTGCGCCGGGTGCGGTCCACCACCGCGGCCGGATCACGCCGCGCGAGAACGGGCTCATCGCGCTGGCCGGTCCGGTGACGAACCTCCTGCTCATCGTCCCGTTCGGCGCACTCTGGGTCGCTGGCGTTGGGCCGGACGTCGACATCTGGGGGCTGAACGTCGGCGGTCTCGGGGTCGCAGTCAACGGCTTCCTCGCGGCGTTCAACATGGTCCCGTACGGCCCGCTCGACGGTAAGACGGTGTGGAATTGGAGCAAGCCCGTCTACCTCGCCGTCTTCGTCCCGAGCGCGGCCTTCGTCGTCTGGATGTTCCTCGGCGCACCCGGGCTGTAG
- a CDS encoding TraB/GumN family protein, whose amino-acid sequence MTEEAESSSSLRSSTSPSGDGRVTVVGTAHVSADSVEEVERTVDEERPDVVAVELDEGRYQQMKGEGAEQDIEARDLLRGNTVFQFLAYWMLSYVQTRLGDRFDIEPGADMKAAIDTAEDLGIGVALVDRDIQVTIQRFWARMTFVEKLKMVGSLFLGLFGLGGEPEEEFSMDEITDADVVTAMMEEFRRFSPGGAEALIDERDAFIAHRLVALREQGYHVVAIVGAGHRKGIEGYLDNPSTLPPMESLVGTESGSWFSPFKLLGYLFTLGFLAFFFLLVMAGVNDAFLLKLFVAWFLFNGFFAFTLAKLAGARWTSAGVGGAVAWLTSVNPLLAPGWFAGYVELRHTSVDIGDISRLNEILSDEESPIRDLLSRMFDVPLFQLIMVVALTNIGSMIASFLFPFTVLPWLAPEIGGVSGLMNELIAGAENSAELIWGLVS is encoded by the coding sequence ATGACAGAGGAAGCGGAGTCGTCGTCCTCCCTCCGGTCGTCGACGTCGCCCTCCGGCGACGGCCGGGTCACGGTCGTCGGGACGGCGCACGTCTCCGCCGACAGCGTCGAGGAAGTCGAGCGGACGGTCGACGAGGAGCGGCCCGACGTCGTCGCGGTCGAACTCGACGAGGGGCGGTACCAGCAGATGAAAGGCGAGGGGGCAGAGCAGGACATCGAGGCCCGCGACCTCCTGCGGGGCAACACCGTGTTTCAGTTCCTCGCCTACTGGATGCTCTCCTACGTCCAGACGCGGCTCGGCGACCGGTTCGACATCGAACCGGGAGCCGACATGAAAGCCGCCATCGACACGGCCGAGGACCTTGGTATTGGCGTCGCGCTGGTCGACCGGGACATTCAGGTGACGATCCAGCGGTTCTGGGCGCGGATGACGTTCGTCGAGAAGCTGAAGATGGTCGGCAGCCTCTTTCTGGGGCTGTTCGGCCTCGGCGGCGAACCCGAAGAGGAGTTCTCGATGGACGAGATCACCGACGCCGACGTGGTCACCGCGATGATGGAGGAGTTCAGGCGGTTCAGCCCCGGTGGGGCCGAGGCGCTCATCGACGAGCGCGACGCTTTCATCGCCCATCGGCTGGTCGCGCTCCGGGAGCAGGGGTACCACGTCGTCGCGATCGTCGGTGCGGGCCACCGCAAAGGGATCGAGGGCTACCTCGACAACCCCTCGACGCTCCCGCCGATGGAGAGCCTCGTCGGCACGGAGTCGGGGTCGTGGTTCTCGCCGTTCAAGCTGCTCGGCTATCTCTTTACGCTTGGCTTTCTCGCCTTCTTCTTCCTGCTCGTCATGGCCGGCGTCAACGACGCGTTCCTGCTGAAGCTGTTCGTCGCCTGGTTCCTGTTCAACGGCTTCTTCGCGTTCACGCTGGCGAAGCTGGCCGGCGCGCGCTGGACGAGCGCGGGCGTCGGCGGCGCGGTGGCGTGGCTCACCAGCGTCAACCCGCTGCTCGCGCCGGGCTGGTTCGCCGGCTACGTCGAACTCCGGCACACGTCGGTCGACATCGGCGACATCTCCCGGCTGAACGAGATCCTGAGCGACGAGGAAAGCCCCATCCGTGACCTGCTAAGCCGGATGTTCGACGTGCCGCTGTTCCAGCTCATCATGGTCGTCGCGCTGACGAACATCGGGAGCATGATCGCCAGCTTCCTCTTCCCGTTCACCGTCCTGCCGTGGCTGGCTCCGGAGATCGGCGGCGTCAGCGGCCTCATGAACGAACTGATCGCCGGAGCGGAGAACAGCGCGGAGCTGATCTGGGGGCTGGTCAGTTGA
- a CDS encoding acyl-CoA thioesterase has translation MPSLMDTYIENREMVQPNHANNLDTVHGGNVMKWMDEVGAMSAIRFAGKSCVTARVDEMDFRRPVLVGDTAVIESYVYEAGETSVDVYLRAFRENPRTGERELTTESYFVYVGIDESGEPSPVPALTVESEEGERRQAEALDGLDA, from the coding sequence ATGCCGAGCCTGATGGACACCTACATCGAGAACCGCGAGATGGTCCAGCCGAACCACGCCAACAACCTCGACACCGTCCACGGCGGCAACGTGATGAAGTGGATGGACGAGGTCGGTGCGATGTCGGCGATCCGTTTCGCCGGGAAGTCCTGTGTCACGGCGCGCGTCGACGAGATGGATTTCCGCCGCCCCGTCCTCGTCGGCGACACCGCGGTGATCGAGTCGTACGTGTACGAGGCGGGGGAGACGAGCGTCGACGTTTACCTCCGGGCGTTCCGCGAGAACCCTCGAACCGGGGAGCGGGAGCTGACTACCGAATCCTACTTCGTCTACGTCGGCATCGACGAGTCCGGTGAGCCGTCGCCAGTGCCCGCCCTCACCGTCGAGAGCGAGGAGGGGGAGCGACGACAGGCAGAAGCGCTCGACGGCCTCGACGCCTGA
- a CDS encoding N-acyl homoserine lactonase family protein: MPQLYILDHGYLKVDSRFHYPLANLATRSEPSPTIDRIRIPTFSLVYEDDANTVVVDTGGHPDGMDGYWPDWLRETVPWTGDDEHLFANRLEQVGLTPADVDTVVQTHLHNDHAGNLRLFEGVDVPVYAHREELEWAFYAANVVRDPQARGAYVPADYDREIDWRPLEGDRGEVVPEVEWIHLPGHAPGMTGLLFTAFDDPVFLVGDAAFREGNVFPDPVQPGVNWDHGQWANVAVPRIRTLVDEHDPNVIYGHDPETFDRYDDYPDVRQVGDTSFSEPR, encoded by the coding sequence GTGCCACAGCTGTACATCCTGGACCACGGCTACCTCAAGGTCGACAGCCGGTTTCACTACCCGCTGGCGAACCTGGCGACGCGGTCGGAGCCGTCGCCGACGATAGACCGGATACGGATCCCGACGTTCTCGCTCGTGTACGAGGACGACGCGAACACGGTCGTCGTCGACACCGGTGGCCATCCCGACGGGATGGACGGTTACTGGCCCGACTGGCTGCGCGAGACGGTGCCGTGGACGGGAGACGACGAACACCTGTTCGCGAACCGGCTCGAACAGGTCGGTCTCACCCCGGCGGACGTGGACACCGTCGTCCAGACCCACCTCCACAACGACCACGCCGGCAACCTGCGGCTGTTCGAGGGCGTCGACGTGCCGGTGTACGCCCACCGCGAGGAACTCGAGTGGGCGTTCTACGCCGCGAACGTGGTTCGGGACCCGCAGGCCCGGGGCGCGTACGTCCCGGCCGACTACGACCGGGAGATAGACTGGCGGCCGCTGGAGGGCGACCGAGGGGAGGTAGTGCCGGAGGTCGAGTGGATCCACCTGCCCGGCCACGCGCCCGGCATGACGGGCCTGCTGTTCACCGCCTTCGACGACCCTGTCTTTCTCGTCGGCGACGCGGCATTCCGCGAGGGGAACGTCTTTCCGGACCCCGTCCAGCCGGGGGTGAACTGGGACCACGGGCAGTGGGCGAACGTCGCCGTCCCCCGGATCCGGACGCTCGTCGACGAGCACGACCCGAACGTCATCTACGGCCACGACCCAGAGACGTTCGACCGGTACGACGACTACCCGGACGTTCGACAGGTCGGCGACACCTCGTTCTCGGAGCCCCGCTAA
- a CDS encoding HEWD family protein — MGTALRTPSRRECERCGRSERWDEDGETWRIREEDGERLVGNPHCIHEWDITGSFTPIEN; from the coding sequence ATGGGCACAGCACTCCGTACCCCGTCGCGCCGCGAGTGCGAACGGTGTGGCCGCAGCGAGCGCTGGGACGAGGACGGCGAAACCTGGCGCATTCGGGAGGAGGACGGCGAGCGACTGGTCGGTAACCCACACTGCATCCACGAGTGGGATATCACCGGCTCGTTCACGCCGATCGAGAACTGA
- a CDS encoding 50S ribosomal protein L11 → MAGTIEVLVPGGQADPGPPLGPELGPTPVDVQAVVGEINDQTEAFDGTEVPVTVEYEDDGSFDIEVGVPPTAELIKDEAGFETGSGEPQEDFVADLSVDQVKQIAEQKHPDLLSYDLKNAAKEVVGTCTSLGVTIEGENPREFKQKIDDGEYDEYFAEEAAA, encoded by the coding sequence ATGGCCGGTACTATCGAAGTGCTCGTTCCGGGCGGCCAGGCCGACCCTGGCCCGCCGCTCGGTCCCGAGCTTGGACCGACGCCTGTCGACGTACAGGCTGTCGTCGGTGAGATCAACGACCAGACAGAAGCGTTCGACGGCACGGAAGTGCCTGTCACCGTCGAGTACGAGGACGACGGCTCCTTCGACATCGAGGTCGGCGTCCCCCCGACGGCGGAACTGATCAAGGACGAAGCCGGCTTCGAGACCGGTAGCGGCGAGCCTCAGGAGGACTTCGTCGCGGACCTCTCGGTCGACCAGGTCAAGCAGATCGCCGAGCAGAAACACCCCGACCTGCTCTCCTACGACCTGAAAAACGCCGCGAAGGAAGTCGTCGGCACCTGCACCTCGCTGGGCGTCACCATCGAGGGCGAGAACCCCCGCGAGTTCAAGCAGAAGATCGACGACGGCGAGTACGACGAGTACTTCGCCGAGGAAGCCGCGGCGTAA
- a CDS encoding ZIP family transporter: protein MGSHVPTAGLLALGLAVLHAAAKHLRLTAVVPRSGWLSFGGGVSVAYVFVHVLPELSAGQAAIAATDHPVVDALAHHAYLIALAGFVLFYGLERYARTAKSDSGTDDPSDGGGPDSSVLWTHLLSYGLLNATIGYLLLGYAAEGRGAATFAVAMGFHFVVNDDGLRRHHAAGYDRWGRWVLAAAILAGWFLAAVVDLGHAASLSAYAFVGGGVVLNVIKEELPAERESRFGYFLAGAVTYAAVLVAL, encoded by the coding sequence ATGGGAAGCCACGTCCCGACTGCCGGCCTGCTGGCGCTGGGGCTTGCCGTCCTCCACGCCGCGGCGAAACATCTCCGCCTCACGGCGGTCGTCCCGCGGAGCGGCTGGCTGTCGTTCGGCGGCGGCGTCTCGGTCGCGTACGTGTTCGTCCACGTCCTCCCGGAGTTGAGCGCGGGGCAGGCGGCCATCGCGGCGACCGACCACCCGGTCGTCGACGCGCTCGCCCACCACGCGTACCTGATCGCGCTGGCCGGGTTCGTGCTGTTCTACGGGCTGGAGCGGTACGCACGGACCGCGAAGAGCGATTCGGGGACCGATGATCCGTCAGACGGCGGCGGACCGGACAGCTCGGTCCTCTGGACGCACCTGCTCTCGTACGGCCTGCTGAACGCCACGATCGGCTATCTCCTCCTCGGCTACGCCGCCGAGGGGCGGGGAGCCGCCACCTTCGCGGTGGCGATGGGGTTTCATTTCGTCGTCAACGACGACGGACTCCGCCGGCACCACGCGGCGGGGTACGACCGGTGGGGCCGGTGGGTGCTCGCAGCGGCGATCCTCGCGGGCTGGTTCCTGGCGGCGGTCGTCGACCTCGGACACGCCGCGTCCCTCTCGGCGTACGCGTTCGTCGGCGGCGGGGTCGTCCTGAACGTCATCAAGGAGGAACTGCCGGCCGAGCGGGAGAGCCGGTTCGGCTACTTCCTGGCAGGCGCGGTCACGTACGCCGCGGTGTTGGTTGCGCTGTGA
- a CDS encoding 50S ribosomal protein L1, with protein MADQEIEQAVSRALEDAPERNFRETVDLAVNLRDLDLNEPSNRVDEDIVLPSGTGQETRIVVFAEGETALRAEDVADDVLDGDELADLGDDDDAAKDLAEETDFFIAEEALMQDIGRYLGTILGPRGKMPTPLSPDDDVVETVNRMKNTVQLRSGDRRTFHTRVGAEDMSAEEIADNIDVIVRRLHADLEKGPLNIDTVYVKTTMGPAVEVA; from the coding sequence ATGGCAGACCAGGAGATAGAGCAAGCAGTATCCCGCGCACTCGAGGACGCACCCGAGCGGAACTTCCGTGAGACGGTGGACCTCGCAGTCAACTTGCGCGACTTAGATCTTAACGAACCGTCGAACCGTGTAGACGAGGACATCGTCCTGCCGTCCGGGACGGGCCAGGAGACGAGGATCGTCGTGTTCGCGGAGGGCGAGACCGCCCTCCGCGCCGAGGACGTCGCAGACGACGTGCTCGACGGCGACGAACTGGCCGACCTGGGCGACGACGACGACGCGGCGAAGGACCTCGCCGAGGAGACCGACTTCTTCATCGCCGAGGAGGCGCTGATGCAGGACATCGGTCGCTACCTCGGTACCATCCTCGGCCCGCGAGGGAAGATGCCGACGCCGCTGTCCCCGGACGACGACGTCGTCGAAACGGTCAACCGAATGAAAAACACCGTCCAGCTTCGCAGCGGCGACCGCCGGACGTTCCACACGCGCGTCGGCGCGGAGGACATGTCCGCCGAGGAGATCGCGGACAACATCGACGTTATCGTCCGCCGCCTGCACGCTGACCTCGAAAAGGGGCCGCTCAACATCGACACGGTCTACGTCAAGACCACGATGGGCCCCGCCGTGGAGGTGGCCTGA
- a CDS encoding 50S ribosomal protein L10: MSAGAERKTENLPQWKREEVDELVDLVERYESVGVVNIAGIPSRQLQDMRRDLHGTAELRVSRNTLLTRAVEEVGGGLDDLTPHLKGQVGLIGTNENPFSLYQELEASKTPAPIGAGEVAPNDIVIPEGDTGVDPGPFVGELQNVGASARIMEGSIQVTEDSTVLEAGEEVSADLENVLNELGIEPKEVGLDLRAVVSEGVLFDPEDLDIDVEQYRSDVSTAAARARNLSVNAEYPTAQTVPTLVSKATGEAKSLGLQAAIESPDLADDLVSKADAQVRSLAAQIDDEEALPEELQDVEAPTAGGAAEADDEDEDESTDDNGDADAGAAESEAADEADDDDDEDSAAEGLGDMFG; encoded by the coding sequence ATGAGCGCCGGAGCGGAACGCAAGACCGAGAACCTACCCCAGTGGAAACGGGAGGAGGTCGACGAGCTCGTCGACCTCGTCGAGCGCTACGAGAGCGTCGGCGTCGTCAACATCGCCGGCATCCCGAGCCGCCAGCTGCAGGACATGCGCCGCGACCTGCACGGTACGGCGGAGCTTCGCGTCAGCCGCAACACGCTGCTGACGCGCGCCGTCGAGGAGGTCGGCGGCGGGCTCGACGATCTGACCCCGCACCTCAAAGGGCAGGTCGGCCTCATCGGGACGAACGAGAACCCGTTCTCGCTGTATCAGGAGCTGGAAGCCTCGAAGACGCCCGCGCCGATCGGCGCTGGCGAGGTCGCGCCCAACGACATCGTCATCCCCGAGGGTGACACGGGCGTCGACCCGGGGCCGTTCGTCGGCGAACTCCAGAACGTCGGCGCGTCGGCCCGCATCATGGAGGGCTCCATTCAGGTCACCGAGGACAGCACCGTCCTCGAAGCCGGTGAGGAGGTTTCGGCCGACCTGGAGAACGTCCTGAACGAGCTCGGCATCGAGCCGAAGGAAGTCGGGCTGGACCTGCGCGCCGTCGTGAGCGAGGGCGTCCTGTTCGACCCCGAGGACCTGGACATCGACGTCGAGCAGTACCGCAGCGACGTGTCGACGGCCGCCGCGCGCGCCCGGAACCTCTCGGTCAACGCCGAGTATCCGACCGCGCAGACGGTCCCGACGCTCGTCTCGAAGGCGACGGGCGAGGCCAAGAGCCTCGGCCTGCAGGCCGCAATCGAGAGCCCCGACCTCGCCGACGACCTCGTGAGCAAGGCGGACGCACAGGTGCGTTCGCTCGCCGCGCAGATCGACGACGAGGAGGCGCTCCCCGAGGAACTGCAGGATGTCGAGGCACCGACCGCGGGCGGTGCGGCCGAGGCCGACGACGAGGACGAGGACGAATCGACTGACGACAACGGCGACGCCGACGCCGGTGCGGCAGAGTCCGAGGCGGCCGACGAGGCCGACGACGATGACGACGAGGACTCCGCCGCGGAAGGACTCGGCGACATGTTCGGATAA
- the rpl12p gene encoding 50S ribosomal protein P1 produces MEYVYAALILNETGEELNEDNITGVLEAAGVDVQESRVKALVAALEDVDIDEAVAEAAAVPAGGAAAAPADDGGADEEAADEGGDEETEEADEDLPDTQDDDDDDGDDEASGEGLGELFG; encoded by the coding sequence ATGGAGTACGTTTACGCAGCACTCATCCTGAACGAGACTGGCGAAGAGCTCAACGAAGACAACATCACCGGCGTCCTCGAGGCCGCCGGCGTCGACGTGCAGGAGTCCCGCGTCAAGGCCCTCGTGGCCGCGCTGGAGGACGTCGACATCGACGAGGCGGTCGCCGAGGCCGCCGCAGTGCCCGCCGGCGGTGCCGCCGCGGCACCCGCCGACGACGGCGGTGCTGACGAGGAGGCCGCCGACGAGGGCGGCGACGAGGAGACCGAGGAAGCCGACGAGGACCTGCCGGACACGCAGGACGACGACGATGACGACGGCGACGACGAGGCCAGCGGCGAGGGCCTCGGCGAACTCTTCGGCTAA
- a CDS encoding tripartite tricarboxylate transporter permease, whose product MDVAGVRILVGPGRSLAVVVFVIGGVALGTVSGLVPGLHANNFALLLAAAASEIPGPPLLIGVAMLSAGVVHTFLDAVPALALGVPDAAMAATALPGHRLVIAGQGYEAIRLSALGSGLAVAVALPLAVPVTRVMTAVYPTLRSHLTLVLAGVVVLLVATERSARAAAAGFGTFAASTGLGALTLDLSPAAPLGTGGMLTPLFAGLFGAPVLVDALDGAGVPEQADPAIASSRRAVFGMAAAGALAGAAVGYLPGVSSAIAAVAVLTVTPGGAGDRGYVVATSGVNTANTLFALFALVALRQPRTGVLVAFDEVGAPLNLPLLVAAAALASVAGFVLVLALGDRYLRVVGRMDYRRLSLAVLALLVCISALFAGVVGVGTFLVSAALGLVPVRFGARRVHLMGVLIGPLALGL is encoded by the coding sequence ATGGACGTCGCTGGAGTCAGGATACTCGTTGGTCCCGGACGGAGCCTCGCAGTCGTGGTGTTCGTCATCGGCGGCGTGGCGCTCGGCACGGTTTCGGGGCTGGTCCCCGGACTCCACGCCAACAACTTCGCGCTCCTGCTGGCCGCCGCGGCGAGCGAGATACCCGGCCCGCCGCTCCTGATCGGCGTGGCGATGCTGTCGGCCGGCGTCGTCCACACGTTCCTCGACGCGGTGCCCGCGCTGGCGCTCGGCGTCCCGGACGCCGCGATGGCGGCGACGGCGCTCCCCGGGCATCGGCTCGTCATCGCCGGCCAGGGGTACGAGGCGATCAGGCTCTCGGCGCTCGGCAGCGGGCTGGCCGTCGCCGTCGCGCTCCCGCTCGCGGTGCCCGTGACGCGCGTGATGACGGCCGTCTACCCGACGCTCCGGTCGCACCTGACGCTGGTGCTCGCCGGCGTCGTCGTCCTCCTGGTCGCGACCGAGCGGTCAGCACGTGCCGCCGCGGCGGGGTTCGGAACGTTCGCGGCGAGTACGGGCCTCGGCGCGCTGACCCTCGACCTCTCGCCCGCCGCGCCGCTCGGGACCGGCGGGATGCTGACGCCGCTGTTCGCCGGCCTGTTCGGCGCGCCGGTGCTGGTTGATGCACTCGACGGTGCGGGCGTCCCGGAGCAGGCCGACCCCGCCATCGCGTCCTCGCGTCGCGCGGTGTTCGGGATGGCCGCAGCGGGCGCGCTGGCCGGTGCAGCCGTCGGCTACCTGCCCGGCGTCTCCAGCGCCATCGCCGCGGTGGCCGTGCTGACGGTCACGCCCGGCGGCGCGGGCGACAGGGGGTACGTCGTGGCGACCAGCGGCGTCAATACGGCGAATACGCTGTTCGCGCTGTTCGCGCTCGTCGCCCTCCGGCAGCCCCGAACCGGCGTCCTCGTCGCGTTCGACGAGGTCGGCGCGCCGCTGAACCTGCCGCTGCTGGTCGCGGCTGCGGCGCTCGCCAGCGTCGCCGGGTTCGTGCTCGTCCTCGCGCTCGGCGACCGGTATCTCCGGGTCGTCGGCCGGATGGACTACCGGCGACTTTCCCTCGCGGTGCTCGCGCTGCTGGTCTGTATCTCCGCCCTGTTCGCGGGCGTCGTCGGCGTCGGCACGTTCCTCGTGAGCGCCGCCCTCGGGCTGGTTCCGGTCCGGTTCGGCGCGCGGCGCGTCCACCTGATGGGCGTCCTCATCGGCCCGCTCGCGCTCGGCCTGTGA
- a CDS encoding HVO_2753 family zinc finger protein, whose amino-acid sequence MSESEQKRAQKCVSCGINISGTTAAAFKCPDCGHQIYRCSKCRKQSNLYKCPDCGFTGP is encoded by the coding sequence ATGAGCGAGTCGGAACAGAAACGAGCGCAGAAGTGCGTCTCCTGCGGGATCAACATCTCCGGGACGACCGCCGCCGCGTTCAAGTGTCCGGACTGCGGGCACCAGATCTACCGGTGTTCGAAGTGTCGCAAGCAGAGCAACCTCTACAAGTGCCCCGACTGCGGGTTCACGGGTCCGTAA
- a CDS encoding elongation factor 1-beta, with protein sequence MGKVAAKIKVMPQSPDVDLDDLQERLENTLPEGAKINGVERDEVAFGLVALYPTVIVPDDAGGTEAVEEEFSTVDDVESVEVENVGRI encoded by the coding sequence ATGGGAAAGGTAGCCGCCAAGATCAAGGTCATGCCGCAGAGCCCGGACGTCGACCTGGACGACCTCCAGGAGCGTCTGGAGAACACCCTCCCCGAGGGTGCGAAGATCAACGGCGTCGAGCGTGACGAGGTCGCGTTCGGCCTGGTCGCGCTGTACCCCACCGTCATCGTCCCCGACGATGCCGGCGGCACCGAGGCCGTCGAGGAGGAGTTCAGCACCGTCGACGACGTCGAGAGCGTCGAAGTCGAGAACGTCGGTCGGATTTAA
- a CDS encoding cystathionine gamma-synthase, with the protein MSEDDEFRFETRSIHAGQEPDEETGALMTPIHANSTYEQDAPGEHRGYEYSRTGNPTRTDLEANLASLENAAHGRCFSSGMGAINTVLNLLESGDHVVSGEDIYGGTRRIFDQVYTEYDIEFSYVDMTDLDAIESAFREETELLWLETPTNPLMSIVDIAGAAEIAHDRDALCAIDNTFATPYLQRPLDLGADVVTHSLTKYLGGHSDVVGGALLTNDEELDERFGFYQNSVGATPGPHECFLVLRGTKTLPVRMDRHCDNARELAAWLDDHPDVDRVYYPGLESHPGHEIAAEQMDDFGGMLSFELDASLDEAAAFVSNTEVFTLAESLGGVESLIEQPATMTHASIPREERIAAGLSDGLIRASVGVEHVEDLRADLAQAMESALE; encoded by the coding sequence ATGTCCGAGGACGACGAGTTCCGCTTCGAGACGCGGTCGATCCACGCCGGACAGGAGCCAGACGAGGAAACCGGCGCGCTGATGACGCCGATCCACGCCAACTCCACGTACGAGCAGGACGCACCAGGGGAGCACCGCGGCTACGAGTACTCCCGGACCGGCAACCCGACACGGACCGACCTGGAAGCGAACCTCGCCAGCCTGGAGAACGCCGCCCACGGGCGCTGCTTCTCCTCCGGGATGGGCGCGATCAACACCGTCCTCAACCTGCTGGAGTCGGGCGACCACGTCGTCAGCGGCGAGGACATCTACGGCGGCACCCGGCGCATCTTCGACCAGGTGTACACCGAGTACGACATCGAGTTCAGCTACGTCGACATGACCGACCTCGACGCCATCGAGTCGGCGTTCCGCGAGGAGACGGAACTGCTGTGGCTGGAGACGCCGACCAACCCCCTGATGTCGATCGTCGACATCGCAGGAGCTGCCGAGATCGCCCACGACCGCGATGCGCTCTGTGCGATCGACAACACCTTCGCGACGCCGTACCTCCAGCGCCCGCTCGATCTGGGAGCCGACGTCGTGACGCACTCCCTGACGAAGTACCTCGGCGGCCACTCGGACGTCGTCGGCGGTGCGCTGCTGACGAACGACGAGGAACTCGACGAACGGTTTGGGTTCTACCAGAACAGCGTCGGCGCGACGCCGGGCCCCCACGAGTGTTTCCTCGTCCTTCGCGGCACCAAGACGCTCCCCGTCAGGATGGACCGCCACTGCGACAACGCCCGGGAACTGGCCGCGTGGCTCGACGACCACCCCGACGTCGACAGGGTGTACTACCCCGGACTGGAGTCCCACCCCGGCCACGAGATAGCTGCCGAGCAGATGGACGACTTCGGTGGCATGCTCAGCTTCGAACTCGACGCGAGCCTGGACGAGGCGGCCGCCTTCGTCTCGAACACGGAGGTGTTCACGCTCGCGGAGAGCCTCGGCGGCGTCGAGAGCCTCATCGAACAGCCCGCGACGATGACCCACGCCTCGATCCCCCGCGAGGAGCGCATCGCTGCCGGGCTCTCCGATGGCCTCATCAGAGCCAGCGTCGGCGTCGAGCACGTCGAGGACCTGCGGGCCGACCTTGCGCAAGCAATGGAGTCGGCACTCGAATAG
- a CDS encoding 50S ribosomal protein L21e, with amino-acid sequence MPNSNGPRKKTRNKLSNDPRDRGSSPPQRAIQDFETGQKVHLKIDPSVPDGRFHPRFDGRTGEVEGEQGSCFKVAINDGGKDKTLIVAPQHLRAQQ; translated from the coding sequence ATGCCGAACTCCAACGGACCTCGCAAGAAAACGCGGAACAAGCTCTCGAACGACCCCCGCGACCGCGGCTCGTCGCCGCCACAGCGAGCGATTCAGGACTTCGAGACGGGCCAGAAGGTCCACCTGAAGATCGACCCGAGCGTGCCCGACGGTCGCTTCCACCCGCGCTTCGACGGGCGGACGGGCGAAGTCGAAGGCGAGCAGGGTAGCTGTTTCAAGGTCGCTATCAACGACGGCGGCAAGGACAAGACGCTCATCGTCGCCCCGCAGCACCTGCGCGCCCAGCAGTAG